From the Borrelia puertoricensis genome, one window contains:
- a CDS encoding ParB N-terminal domain-containing protein has translation MLIDLEQIKIKKRIRQNIGDTSTLKESIKKHGLIYPIIIDKNKNLVAGFRRYQVLKELGYKEVDVKVIPTEDKKILLEIELDENNARKSFTKSESDAGEEQLKHYSEKNIIIRFLKSIILKIKKILKIKKQNKT, from the coding sequence ATGTTAATAGATTTAGAACAAATAAAAATAAAAAAACGAATCAGACAAAATATAGGAGACACTTCAACTCTTAAAGAAAGCATCAAAAAACATGGTTTAATCTACCCAATAATAATAGATAAAAACAAAAATCTAGTAGCAGGTTTTAGAAGATATCAGGTATTAAAAGAACTTGGATATAAAGAAGTCGATGTTAAGGTAATCCCCACAGAAGATAAAAAAATTTTACTTGAAATTGAACTTGATGAGAATAATGCCAGAAAATCATTTACAAAAAGTGAATCGGATGCAGGTGAAGAACAATTAAAACATTATTCAGAAAAAAACATAATAATCAGGTTTTTAAAATCTATAATACTTAAAATAAAAAAAATACTAAAAATAAAAAAACAAAACAAAACTTAA
- a CDS encoding penicillin-binding protein 1A produces MKNLNFSKKAKLLIYLTYFTTSFSIILLSIAIVETVNIQRDKNFGDINPAIPSKLFDTNGRIITQFISDENRELLSLREIPNNLISTLLIREDLSFFFHRGFSLMGIFRAAFNIAIGRYFSGGSTLTQQLAKLLYTNQAKRSILRKLNEIWWAIQLEKKLSKYEILEKYLNKVYFGNGNYGVVAASKFFFNKSVKDINTAEAVLMIIQLPNAKLYSPFYNPEFAKKIQKAVLNQVISNGIISTELAEREFNEYWANYDWTRMADTSAISDKEDHAPYFSEYIRQRIIKHLPSGANIYKDGYSIYTTLDLDAQKYADEITQEMIIKTRKMYNSTKSSETLVINSEIVPIIDTISDLFGIRSTRVNGRQYKKLRTRKFYEDNIDLIASFAAILGIDKIDKATREYTINNKTNPNFIVQPEGAFIALDTTTGAIKAMVGGSGYRKGSEFNRATQAKIQPGSAFKALYFSAAIDLKKITAATMFSDSPVAFFNQEGEVYAPENYGGKWRGNVLTRKVLALSLNIPSLRILDTLGFENAIKYSAKLLGIKDQNEINKTFPKVYPLALGIISTSPIQMARAFAILGNNGKEVEPYGIKYIEDRNGKVVANVESETLTAIKNKGANAQIVSPQTAYIMTDMMKSTIQYGTLANQRHTNLKDFKSDIAGKSGTTQNWADGWAIGYSPYITTALWIGFDKKGYSLGTAGTGTGLAGPSWGKFMAEYHKNLPRKVFIRPKGLINVQVQSETGLLPEGIPNETTINEIFIAGTQPFEKSKYYENKSEFLNKMEFNVYGIDKIDDNNELNIEVNEFEYLIDDFNPLNKIENKTELENDINETNNSNLDNSLENEHNQENVNHDIQDINLDDNINNTSTDDNDDNINIDDTNTDKKGKENDTKIKANSLIDENEQIDENGHKDVNGENIQLD; encoded by the coding sequence TTGAAAAATCTTAACTTTAGCAAAAAAGCTAAATTACTCATCTATCTAACATATTTTACTACTAGTTTCTCTATTATCTTACTATCAATTGCAATAGTTGAGACTGTAAACATTCAAAGAGACAAAAATTTTGGGGATATAAACCCTGCCATCCCCTCAAAACTTTTTGATACAAATGGCAGGATAATAACACAATTCATATCCGATGAGAATAGAGAATTACTCTCTTTAAGAGAAATACCTAATAACTTAATAAGTACACTTTTAATACGCGAAGATCTCAGTTTTTTCTTTCACAGAGGCTTCTCACTAATGGGAATCTTCAGAGCTGCTTTTAATATTGCTATTGGAAGATACTTTTCAGGGGGAAGTACTTTAACGCAACAACTGGCAAAACTCCTTTACACCAATCAAGCAAAACGATCAATCTTAAGAAAGCTAAATGAAATTTGGTGGGCCATACAACTTGAAAAGAAACTATCAAAATATGAAATACTTGAAAAATACTTAAATAAAGTGTATTTTGGAAACGGAAATTACGGAGTAGTAGCAGCCTCAAAATTCTTTTTCAACAAAAGCGTCAAAGATATTAACACTGCAGAAGCGGTTTTAATGATTATACAACTACCAAACGCAAAACTCTATTCACCATTTTACAATCCAGAATTCGCTAAAAAAATACAAAAGGCAGTATTGAACCAAGTAATATCTAATGGAATTATAAGTACTGAACTAGCTGAGAGAGAGTTTAATGAATACTGGGCAAACTACGATTGGACTCGTATGGCAGACACATCGGCTATCTCTGATAAAGAAGATCATGCACCTTATTTCTCAGAATACATAAGGCAAAGAATAATTAAACATCTTCCATCCGGAGCAAACATATACAAAGACGGGTACTCAATATACACAACACTTGATCTTGATGCACAAAAATATGCAGATGAAATTACACAAGAAATGATCATAAAAACAAGAAAAATGTATAATTCTACTAAATCATCTGAGACTCTGGTAATTAATTCAGAAATAGTTCCCATAATTGATACAATATCTGATCTGTTTGGAATAAGAAGCACTAGAGTAAATGGAAGACAATACAAAAAACTAAGAACAAGAAAATTTTACGAAGACAATATTGATTTAATTGCAAGTTTCGCAGCAATATTAGGCATTGATAAAATAGACAAAGCAACAAGAGAATACACAATAAACAATAAAACAAATCCAAACTTCATTGTACAACCAGAAGGCGCATTCATAGCACTAGATACCACAACAGGAGCAATAAAAGCAATGGTTGGGGGAAGCGGATATAGAAAGGGAAGCGAATTTAATAGAGCAACCCAAGCAAAAATACAACCTGGAAGTGCATTTAAAGCATTATACTTTTCAGCAGCTATTGATCTTAAAAAAATCACAGCTGCAACAATGTTTTCAGACTCTCCAGTAGCATTTTTCAATCAAGAAGGAGAAGTCTATGCACCTGAGAACTACGGAGGGAAATGGAGAGGCAATGTATTAACACGTAAAGTATTAGCTTTATCACTAAATATTCCCTCTCTTAGAATACTCGATACATTAGGATTTGAAAATGCAATTAAATATTCTGCTAAATTATTAGGAATAAAAGATCAAAATGAAATAAACAAAACATTTCCTAAAGTATATCCTCTTGCACTAGGTATCATATCAACATCTCCAATACAAATGGCAAGAGCATTCGCAATTTTGGGTAACAATGGAAAAGAAGTGGAACCATATGGAATTAAATATATTGAAGATAGGAATGGAAAAGTAGTAGCAAATGTAGAATCTGAAACGCTAACAGCAATTAAAAATAAAGGGGCTAATGCACAAATAGTATCTCCTCAAACTGCCTATATTATGACAGATATGATGAAATCAACAATTCAGTATGGAACCTTAGCAAATCAAAGACATACAAATCTTAAAGACTTTAAATCTGATATTGCGGGAAAATCAGGAACTACTCAAAACTGGGCTGATGGATGGGCAATAGGATACTCACCCTATATAACAACTGCTTTATGGATTGGTTTTGATAAAAAGGGATATTCATTAGGAACTGCTGGAACAGGAACAGGACTTGCTGGTCCTAGTTGGGGAAAATTTATGGCAGAATACCATAAAAATTTACCTAGAAAAGTTTTCATAAGACCTAAAGGCTTAATTAATGTACAAGTACAATCAGAAACAGGACTATTACCAGAAGGAATACCTAACGAAACAACAATAAATGAAATATTCATTGCAGGAACTCAGCCATTTGAAAAGTCAAAATACTATGAAAATAAATCTGAATTTTTAAATAAAATGGAATTTAATGTTTATGGAATCGATAAAATCGATGACAATAATGAGTTAAACATTGAGGTTAATGAATTTGAATATCTTATAGATGACTTTAATCCATTAAATAAAATAGAAAACAAAACAGAACTTGAAAATGATATCAATGAAACTAACAATAGTAACTTGGATAATAGTTTAGAAAATGAACATAATCAAGAAAATGTGAATCATGACATACAAGATATAAATCTAGATGATAATATCAACAACACAAGTACAGATGATAATGATGACAATATTAACATAGACGATACTAATACAGACAAAAAAGGCAAAGAAAACGATACAAAAATTAAAGCAAATTCTCTCATTGATGAAAATGAACAAATTGACGAAAATGGACACAAAGATGTAAATGGAGAAAATATTCAATTGGATTAA
- the plzA gene encoding c-di-GMP-binding receptor PlzA: MFLSRKIKDYEAKYRGKEIKMSTEINSFLNIKNSVEIRVGNYLAYGVIYSISMNAIKIILQEDKVLPVLAQNGNSGNIQFKSFDNVGDNSFFIPSLVVKFVNISSCSVQEKEYNLLTLDFLSPMPEEVAVKIGKLLDLKLGQNQRIHERIIIDKDSLRKLNLSSDKAFIELKGVKHKCLIKDLSYGGALLISYFDYEGIDESNADLTLSFDIADKEVSIVGKAKNLSVIQTPNGKVLALGIAFCEEKIPLDYTMLIHDYFN, translated from the coding sequence ATGTTTTTGTCTAGGAAAATAAAGGATTATGAAGCTAAATATAGAGGTAAAGAAATTAAGATGAGTACTGAAATCAACAGTTTCCTTAACATTAAAAATTCTGTTGAAATTAGAGTTGGTAATTATTTGGCCTATGGTGTAATTTATTCTATTTCTATGAATGCTATTAAGATTATTTTACAAGAAGATAAAGTTTTGCCTGTTTTAGCACAAAATGGGAATTCAGGCAATATTCAGTTTAAAAGTTTTGATAATGTTGGAGATAATTCTTTTTTTATTCCCTCTTTAGTTGTGAAGTTTGTAAATATATCTTCTTGTTCTGTTCAAGAGAAGGAGTATAATTTGCTGACTCTAGATTTTTTATCTCCTATGCCAGAAGAAGTTGCAGTTAAGATTGGCAAATTGCTTGATTTAAAACTTGGACAGAATCAAAGGATACATGAACGTATTATTATTGATAAAGATTCACTTAGAAAGCTTAATCTTAGTTCTGATAAAGCTTTTATTGAACTTAAGGGTGTTAAGCATAAATGTTTGATTAAAGACCTTTCTTATGGAGGTGCACTTTTAATATCTTATTTTGATTATGAGGGAATAGATGAAAGTAATGCTGATTTAACTTTAAGTTTTGATATTGCAGACAAGGAAGTATCTATTGTTGGCAAGGCAAAAAATTTGAGTGTTATTCAAACTCCTAATGGGAAGGTTTTAGCTTTAGGCATTGCATTCTGTGAGGAAAAGATTCCCCTTGATTATACTATGTTAATTCATGATTATTTTAATTAG
- a CDS encoding tetratricopeptide repeat protein, producing MLKNIVYISLPEDFTSQIKDFIFDPKVLLPFEVDDIKHFSQDELNFEAVMSAILKILAYDQGNVNFSYYKKLLLALNPDIVNTLIHVGLTKVDEGDYNLALEIFLALKGIDNENEVFLFNLALLYEKMAETFLRVDQDINAMTSNQNALEIYEKLLEFENPNENVFANAGFFFVKQYNLDRAQELLKHYLKISNNLRLKNKVSEVLNAIGVHKSLALNLERIYDMIILSKEDEAISKLVKLLEYHKNSWNAWFLLGWGYRRKGFYSEAKDAFLEVLSLDSKNVDAMNELAICLMELLEFDDSLKYLLKALKLEPDNIKIVLNLGILYLKMECKKKARECFEIVLEYDSSDPIALKYLELLSSEF from the coding sequence ATGCTTAAAAATATTGTTTATATTTCTCTTCCAGAAGATTTTACAAGTCAAATTAAGGATTTTATATTTGATCCTAAGGTACTTTTACCCTTTGAGGTTGATGATATTAAGCATTTTTCTCAAGATGAACTTAATTTTGAGGCTGTTATGTCTGCGATTCTTAAGATTTTGGCTTATGATCAAGGTAATGTGAATTTTTCTTATTATAAAAAGCTTCTCTTAGCTTTAAATCCTGATATTGTCAATACACTTATTCATGTTGGACTTACTAAGGTTGATGAGGGAGATTATAATTTGGCTCTTGAGATTTTTTTGGCATTAAAAGGTATTGATAATGAAAATGAAGTTTTTCTTTTTAATTTGGCATTATTGTATGAGAAAATGGCTGAAACCTTCTTAAGGGTTGATCAAGACATAAATGCTATGACTAGTAATCAAAATGCTTTAGAGATTTATGAGAAACTTTTAGAGTTTGAGAATCCAAATGAAAATGTGTTTGCAAATGCTGGCTTTTTTTTTGTTAAGCAATATAACTTGGACAGGGCTCAAGAGTTGCTTAAGCATTATTTAAAAATTTCTAATAATTTAAGATTGAAAAATAAGGTAAGTGAAGTATTAAATGCTATAGGAGTTCATAAAAGTTTAGCTTTAAATCTTGAGAGAATATATGATATGATAATTTTATCGAAGGAAGATGAGGCTATTTCTAAACTTGTTAAACTTTTAGAATATCATAAAAATTCTTGGAATGCTTGGTTCTTGCTTGGATGGGGATATAGAAGAAAGGGTTTTTACTCTGAGGCAAAAGACGCTTTTCTTGAGGTGTTATCTCTTGATTCTAAGAATGTCGATGCTATGAACGAGCTTGCAATCTGTTTGATGGAACTCCTTGAGTTTGATGATAGTCTTAAGTATTTACTTAAGGCTTTGAAGCTTGAACCTGATAATATCAAAATTGTTTTAAATCTTGGAATTCTTTATCTAAAAATGGAATGTAAGAAAAAGGCTAGAGAGTGTTTTGAGATAGTTCTTGAATATGATTCGAGTGATCCTATTGCCCTTAAATATTTGGAACTATTGAGTAGTGAGTTTTAA
- a CDS encoding L-threonylcarbamoyladenylate synthase, whose amino-acid sequence MKTEIIEQLEIKKAAKFIRAGELVVFPTETVYGIGANAYNDEAIRMLFLVKRRPITNPLIVHVESIEKIKELVEYIPKSALILMKKFTPGPLTFILKNAGKISKFINGGLDSIAVRIPSEPVALKLIKMSGVPIAAPSANLSRRPSATNFEMAIRELDGLVKGIIKKNEESKIGIESTVIGFNSKGNISILRPGSITKEMIEKELKGKFKVEYLVGKEMLSKSPGNLLEHYKPRIPVYLFNQKDNIRQYASRQDTKVLIMKDTLNSYWFNKSWNMNNICVFNTLEEYAKNIYKVFVESEKTYKQILAEFVDNSQLGYSINNRLKKASLNKFIT is encoded by the coding sequence ATGAAAACAGAGATTATAGAACAACTCGAGATAAAAAAAGCAGCAAAATTCATAAGAGCAGGAGAATTAGTAGTATTTCCTACAGAAACAGTATATGGAATTGGGGCTAATGCATACAATGACGAGGCCATACGAATGCTCTTTCTAGTAAAGAGACGTCCTATCACAAACCCTTTAATAGTACATGTTGAATCAATAGAAAAAATAAAAGAACTTGTAGAATATATACCAAAAAGTGCACTGATTTTAATGAAAAAATTCACCCCAGGCCCTCTAACATTTATACTAAAAAATGCGGGTAAAATATCTAAATTCATAAACGGGGGACTTGACAGCATAGCAGTAAGAATACCATCAGAACCTGTAGCCCTCAAGTTAATAAAAATGAGCGGAGTTCCAATAGCAGCCCCATCAGCAAATTTATCAAGACGTCCCAGTGCCACTAATTTTGAAATGGCAATCAGGGAACTTGATGGTCTAGTTAAAGGAATTATCAAAAAAAATGAAGAATCAAAAATTGGTATAGAATCAACCGTTATAGGATTTAACTCTAAAGGAAATATATCAATACTAAGACCAGGTTCAATCACAAAAGAGATGATAGAAAAAGAACTTAAAGGAAAATTTAAAGTAGAATACTTAGTAGGAAAAGAAATGCTATCTAAATCACCTGGAAACTTACTAGAACATTACAAACCACGCATACCTGTTTATCTATTCAATCAAAAAGATAATATAAGACAGTATGCATCAAGGCAAGATACAAAAGTGCTCATCATGAAAGATACTCTTAATTCATATTGGTTTAACAAATCTTGGAATATGAATAATATCTGTGTTTTTAATACATTAGAAGAATATGCAAAAAACATTTACAAAGTATTTGTAGAATCTGAGAAAACATACAAACAAATACTTGCTGAATTTGTAGATAATAGTCAACTTGGATACTCAATCAATAATAGACTTAAAAAAGCAAGCCTTAATAAATTTATTACCTAA
- a CDS encoding septal ring lytic transglycosylase RlpA family protein produces MVNLFNLIMDIRFGFLFLFFAFTQLNSATVGLASWYGEAFHGKSTANGEKFDMTALTAAHKELPFNTIVRVTNLLNNRTVVVRINDRGPFRKDRIIDLSKSAAEKLDFLGIGVAPVKVEILEQLDENKVVAQASKKIVNTEDFSKDNSVVSGSKLKDNADLDKDHFDVAEKILDNSTKEPDFYIQVGSYKTKDYAQRAYRILQKAGLNVLVNSHGPFFTVFIPTYADDIHKNVELIKSTGYRDILVRKTKIPGDSIPMD; encoded by the coding sequence ATGGTAAATTTATTTAATCTTATTATGGATATTAGATTTGGCTTCTTATTTTTGTTTTTTGCTTTTACTCAATTAAATAGTGCTACTGTTGGACTTGCTTCATGGTATGGCGAGGCTTTTCATGGCAAATCTACTGCTAATGGTGAAAAATTTGATATGACAGCTCTTACGGCTGCTCACAAGGAACTTCCATTTAATACTATTGTAAGAGTTACTAATTTACTTAATAATAGGACAGTTGTTGTAAGAATTAATGATAGGGGTCCTTTTAGGAAAGATAGAATAATTGATTTGTCAAAATCTGCTGCTGAAAAGTTAGATTTTCTAGGAATAGGTGTTGCTCCTGTAAAAGTTGAGATATTGGAACAATTGGATGAAAATAAAGTTGTGGCTCAAGCATCTAAAAAAATTGTTAATACTGAAGATTTTTCTAAGGATAATTCAGTTGTTTCGGGTTCAAAATTAAAGGATAATGCTGACTTGGATAAAGATCACTTTGATGTTGCAGAAAAGATTTTAGATAATTCGACTAAAGAACCAGATTTTTATATACAAGTTGGTTCTTATAAGACTAAAGATTATGCCCAAAGAGCTTATAGAATACTTCAAAAAGCTGGACTTAATGTTTTAGTAAATTCTCATGGACCTTTTTTTACAGTGTTCATTCCTACTTATGCTGATGATATTCATAAAAATGTTGAACTTATTAAATCTACAGGATATAGGGATATTTTGGTAAGAAAGACTAAAATACCAGGAGATAGTATTCCTATGGATTAG
- a CDS encoding ATP-dependent DNA helicase — MNLIEYIFKKAELNIKDFVKRKTQLKMIEKISKALENENFLVIEAPTGTGKSFAYLIAAIDFIQKTQEKIIISTASINLQEQLIKKDIESLEKIIPFKMKFGIIKGMKNYLCLRRLKEFERNLLTYTFNKKNLQTLIYWSQNTQTGDKDELNFIDEKIWEEVSANPETCSGITCPDDNKCFFKKARKQILECDIIITNHHLLLNDLYIKNEILTEKENYENGSEKNDDEINLILPNTKNIIIDEAHYLEEAARTLFSRSFSRIGIKKTFTKIDKIIKRQNINNKYKKNFETSTMRCLENIEYIIQTQKDFPLIYRITNDTHKTDFYIRIKTHLQSVIYNLESYKATITSLTQEIENKTAKIELNRLIKNIEYKKSLIKILISENQYDNLCFWIENKTNVLIFKISEIYLGPGLNKVMYKRVKRIIFTSATLMTNQSFSYFLNQTGLNLSNQNIKMEKLPYSFPYRQRSILTVISDIEYPNKEEKFLNQSTQYIKELVMLNKGGTLILLTSLKSLEYIGKNIKDFLFTNDINLFIQGKLPKHELINSFKESQKKSVLIGIKNFWEGIDIKGDKLTMIIIPKLPFQTPSDPILMAKQELATKSNKNFFTQETLPQAIMKFKQGFGRLIRDPKDYGIIVCFDKRLVEKNYGTSFLHSLPNIKTYYSKFENIKHIIDIFFKKIDKNTNP, encoded by the coding sequence TTGAACTTAATTGAATATATATTCAAAAAAGCAGAGTTAAACATCAAAGACTTTGTAAAAAGAAAAACACAATTAAAGATGATCGAAAAAATAAGTAAAGCCCTTGAAAATGAAAATTTCTTAGTTATTGAAGCACCAACAGGAACGGGAAAAAGTTTTGCATACTTAATTGCTGCTATTGACTTCATTCAAAAAACACAAGAAAAAATAATAATCTCTACAGCATCTATTAACCTTCAGGAACAATTAATAAAAAAAGATATCGAATCTCTAGAAAAAATCATTCCTTTTAAAATGAAGTTTGGAATAATTAAAGGAATGAAAAACTACCTCTGCCTTCGCCGGCTTAAAGAATTTGAAAGGAACCTTTTAACATATACATTTAATAAAAAAAATTTACAAACACTAATCTACTGGTCACAAAACACACAAACAGGTGATAAAGACGAACTTAACTTTATTGATGAGAAAATCTGGGAAGAAGTATCGGCAAACCCTGAGACATGTTCAGGTATTACCTGTCCTGATGACAATAAATGTTTTTTTAAAAAGGCAAGAAAACAAATATTAGAATGTGATATTATTATAACCAATCATCATTTACTTCTAAATGATCTCTACATAAAAAATGAAATATTAACAGAAAAAGAAAATTATGAAAACGGTTCTGAAAAAAATGATGATGAGATTAATTTAATATTGCCTAATACAAAAAACATAATAATTGACGAAGCTCATTATCTAGAAGAAGCTGCAAGAACATTATTTAGCAGAAGTTTTTCAAGAATTGGGATAAAAAAAACTTTTACTAAAATAGATAAAATAATAAAAAGACAAAACATAAATAATAAATATAAGAAAAATTTTGAAACTTCAACAATGCGATGCTTAGAAAATATTGAATATATAATACAAACACAAAAAGATTTTCCATTAATTTATAGAATTACCAATGATACACATAAAACAGATTTTTATATAAGAATTAAAACACACTTACAAAGTGTCATATATAACTTAGAAAGTTATAAAGCAACCATAACATCTTTAACACAAGAGATAGAAAATAAAACAGCAAAAATAGAACTAAACAGACTAATTAAAAACATAGAATATAAAAAATCATTAATTAAAATTTTAATCTCTGAAAATCAATATGACAATCTTTGTTTTTGGATAGAAAATAAAACAAATGTGCTTATATTTAAAATATCAGAGATTTATTTAGGGCCTGGTCTAAACAAAGTTATGTATAAACGAGTAAAAAGAATAATTTTCACCTCAGCTACTCTAATGACAAATCAATCATTTTCATACTTTTTAAATCAAACAGGATTGAACTTAAGTAATCAAAACATCAAAATGGAAAAGTTGCCATATTCTTTTCCTTACAGGCAAAGATCAATACTCACCGTTATATCAGATATTGAATACCCTAATAAAGAAGAAAAATTTTTAAATCAATCAACACAGTATATTAAAGAACTTGTAATGTTAAACAAAGGCGGTACCTTAATTCTTTTAACTTCACTTAAAAGCTTAGAATATATAGGCAAAAACATTAAAGACTTTTTATTTACAAATGACATAAACCTCTTCATACAAGGAAAATTGCCAAAACATGAATTAATAAACTCTTTTAAAGAATCACAAAAAAAAAGCGTACTCATAGGAATAAAAAATTTTTGGGAAGGAATTGATATTAAAGGAGATAAATTAACAATGATAATAATTCCCAAATTGCCATTTCAAACTCCTTCTGATCCCATCTTAATGGCAAAACAAGAATTAGCTACAAAATCGAATAAAAATTTTTTCACACAAGAAACACTGCCACAAGCAATAATGAAATTCAAACAAGGATTCGGAAGATTAATTAGAGATCCAAAAGACTATGGGATTATAGTATGTTTTGATAAAAGACTCGTTGAAAAAAATTATGGTACATCATTCCTACACTCCTTACCTAATATCAAAACTTATTACTCAAAATTTGAAAATATTAAACACATAATAGACATATTCTTTAAAAAGATAGATAAAAATACTAATCCATAG
- a CDS encoding tRNA dihydrouridine synthase: MNFLSYMSRPIMILAPMEDVTDTVFRNLIHLIGNGKDAPDIYFTEFISVKGLLNKSKQSMQHILTKNDELNRPLIAQIWGNDPDEFFKAIEILSNLGFWGIDLNMGCPKKKIVKKGVCSALINNKSLAREIIISSKEACLKFGLSLSVKTRHGFFYSEVEDWLGFLLKLGIDMLTVHPRLAINQSEGPIDVSVFDKLVNLRDQINPSALIIGNGDILSLEQAHQIVEKHSIDGVMFGRGIFRNLNLFRKGFPNFLSNDLNFRLNILKLHITDFHSTWSLTKDFNKLKKYFKIYFNEDERCSEYFHNIMKSSNYEELFKNLSRMDIIGDNLK; the protein is encoded by the coding sequence ATGAATTTTTTAAGCTATATGAGTCGTCCAATTATGATTTTGGCTCCAATGGAAGATGTTACAGATACTGTTTTTAGAAATTTGATTCATTTGATAGGTAATGGAAAGGATGCTCCTGATATTTATTTTACCGAATTTATTTCTGTAAAAGGGCTTTTAAATAAATCAAAGCAGTCAATGCAACATATTTTGACAAAAAATGATGAACTAAATCGACCTTTGATTGCTCAAATTTGGGGCAATGATCCTGATGAATTTTTTAAGGCAATAGAAATTTTAAGTAATTTGGGATTTTGGGGAATTGATCTTAATATGGGCTGTCCTAAGAAGAAAATAGTTAAAAAAGGAGTTTGTTCTGCTTTGATTAATAATAAATCTTTGGCTCGTGAGATAATTATTTCAAGTAAAGAGGCATGTTTAAAATTTGGATTGTCTCTTAGTGTTAAAACAAGACATGGTTTTTTTTATTCTGAGGTTGAAGATTGGTTGGGATTTTTACTTAAGTTAGGTATTGATATGTTGACCGTGCATCCCAGGCTTGCTATTAATCAAAGTGAAGGTCCTATAGATGTTTCTGTATTTGATAAACTTGTTAATCTGAGGGATCAAATCAATCCTTCTGCATTAATTATTGGTAATGGAGATATTTTGAGTTTAGAGCAAGCTCATCAGATTGTAGAGAAACATTCTATTGATGGAGTAATGTTTGGTCGTGGAATTTTTAGAAATTTAAACTTATTTAGAAAAGGTTTTCCTAACTTTTTGAGTAATGATTTAAATTTTAGATTAAATATATTAAAATTGCATATAACAGATTTTCATTCTACTTGGAGTCTTACTAAGGATTTTAATAAACTTAAAAAGTACTTTAAAATTTATTTTAATGAAGATGAAAGATGTAGCGAGTATTTTCATAATATTATGAAATCAAGTAATTATGAGGAGCTTTTTAAAAATTTAAGTCGAATGGATATTATAGGAGATAATCTTAAGTAA